AGATGCTTCAAACGATAAATCTTCAAGGAGCTTCTCCATAATCGTATGAAGTCTTCTTGCTCCAATATTATCTGTATCCTGATTAACTTGATAAGCAATCTCAGCAATCTTACGAATAGCTTCGTCTGAAAATTCAATTTCTATACCTTCAGTCGCTAATAATGCCATATATTGTTTAATTAACGCATTGTCAGGCTCGATTAATATTTTAACAAAATCGTCTGTCGATAATTTTGTTAATTCTACTCGAATCGGAAATCTCCCTTGCAATTCCGGAATTAAATCCGACGGTTTAGACATATGGAACGCTCCAGCTGCAACGAATAAAATATAATCCGTTTTTACTGATCCGTATTTTGTCGCAACATTCGACCCTTCTACAATTGGCAGAATGTCACGTTGCACACCTTCACGTGATACATCTACGCTATTCGACTGCTTACCAGCAATTTTGTCAATTTCATCGATAAAAATAATCCCGAGCTGTTCAGCACGATAAACAGCCTCTTGTGTAACTTCATCCATATCAATTAAGCGCTGTGCCTCTTCATTTGACAAGAGTTTTCTTGCTTCTTTTACAGAAAGTTTACGTTTTTTCGTTTTTTTCGGCATAAAACTTCCTAGCGCATCTTGGAAATTCATTCCCATTTGTTCCATGCCAGTTCCTTGTAACATATCAAACATAGAAGACTGTTGTTCAGTCACTTCAATCGATACAATTTCTTCTTCAAGAAGCCCTGCAGCAAGCTTTCTCTCCACATCTTGACGTTTCTTTTCGATTTCAACATCTTCTTGTGTATCAGACGTTTGATTCGAATTTTGAGCGCCTCCAAAAAGCATCTCTAATGGATTTTTGAATCCAGATTGCTTCTCCGGACTCGGCACTAAAATTTCAACAAGACGTTGATTCGCTTGCTCTTCTGCTTTATCTTGAACTTTCACTACCATTTCTTCTTTTACGATACGAACCGATGTTTCCACCAAGTCACGTACCATCGACTCTACATCTCTACCCACATATCCAACTTCTGTGAATTTTGTAGCCTCAACCTTAATAAAAGGTGCTCCAACGAGTTTCGCCATTCGTCGTGCTACCTCTGTTTTCCCAACACCTGTCGGTCCAATCATTAAAATATTTTTAGGTGCAATTTCGTCACGTAAATTTTCAGCTAATTTACTGCGGCGATATCGATTTCTCAACGCTACAGCAACCGCTTTCTTTGCGTCTTTTTGACCGATGATGTATTGATCTAATTTTTCCACAATTTGGCGCGGAGTAAAATGTAAATGCATATAAAATGCCTCCCTTACGATTCTACAATTCTTCAACAATTATGTTGTGATTCGTATAAACACAAATATCGCCAGCAATCTCTAAACTCGCTTTCGCAATTTGCTTCGCTGTTAAGTGTTCACTTGCATATTGCTTTAAAGCACGACCTGCAGAAAGTGCATAATTCCCACCAGATCCAATTGCTAAAATACCATCATCCGGTTCAATCACTTCTCCTGTACCTGAAACAAGGAGCATAGTTGTTTTATCCATGACAATGAGCATCGCTTCTAGCTGACGTAACATTTTATCGCCACGCCATTGTTTTGCCATTTCAACAGCAGCACGCTGCAAGTTGCCATTATACTCTTCTAATTTCCCTTCAAACATTTCAAAAAGAGTAAATGCGTCAGCAACTGATCCTGCGAAACCAGCTAAAACTTTACCTTGGAAAAGTTTACGAACTTTACGAGCTGTATGTTTCATTACAACAGCATTTCCCATTGTCACTTGGCCATCTCCAGCCATTGCACATTCTCCATTATGATGAACTGCAAATATCGTTGTAGCGTGGAAATTTCCCATAGAAAAAACTCCTTTATTTGTTTTTATAGCTTTTAAAGCAATTTATGCCCGCGGGTGATGCTTCATGTAAACAGAACGCAATCTTTCTTTAGAGACATGCGTATAAATTTGTGTCGTCGACAAATTTTCATGGCCTAATAGCTCCTGTACAGTACGTAAATCCGCCCCTTCATCTAGCATATGTGTAGCAAATGTATGCCTTAACATATGGGGACTTATCCGCATTGTCAGCGAAGCCTTTTTAATGAGTTCATTTAAAACATAACGAACCCCACGACTTGTTAGCGGTGTACCTTTCGCATTTAAAAATACCATATGAGAATCTTCGTCAGTCTTATTAACTAACTGTTTTCTCCCATTCTCTATATAAGTAATTAAAGAATCTTGCGCATAGCTTCCGAACGGAATATACCTTTGTTTTTTTCCTTTTCCCATTACTAAAATTGTTCCCACCGCAAAGTCAATATCGGTAAGTTGTAAATTGACACATTCACTCACACGGATCCCAGTCGCATACA
This DNA window, taken from Bacillus cereus ATCC 14579, encodes the following:
- the hslU gene encoding ATP-dependent protease ATPase subunit HslU, which translates into the protein MHLHFTPRQIVEKLDQYIIGQKDAKKAVAVALRNRYRRSKLAENLRDEIAPKNILMIGPTGVGKTEVARRMAKLVGAPFIKVEATKFTEVGYVGRDVESMVRDLVETSVRIVKEEMVVKVQDKAEEQANQRLVEILVPSPEKQSGFKNPLEMLFGGAQNSNQTSDTQEDVEIEKKRQDVERKLAAGLLEEEIVSIEVTEQQSSMFDMLQGTGMEQMGMNFQDALGSFMPKKTKKRKLSVKEARKLLSNEEAQRLIDMDEVTQEAVYRAEQLGIIFIDEIDKIAGKQSNSVDVSREGVQRDILPIVEGSNVATKYGSVKTDYILFVAAGAFHMSKPSDLIPELQGRFPIRVELTKLSTDDFVKILIEPDNALIKQYMALLATEGIEIEFSDEAIRKIAEIAYQVNQDTDNIGARRLHTIMEKLLEDLSFEASEITLEKITITPQYVEEKLATIAKNKDVSQFIL
- the hslV gene encoding ATP-dependent protease proteolytic subunit HslV; amino-acid sequence: MGNFHATTIFAVHHNGECAMAGDGQVTMGNAVVMKHTARKVRKLFQGKVLAGFAGSVADAFTLFEMFEGKLEEYNGNLQRAAVEMAKQWRGDKMLRQLEAMLIVMDKTTMLLVSGTGEVIEPDDGILAIGSGGNYALSAGRALKQYASEHLTAKQIAKASLEIAGDICVYTNHNIIVEEL
- the xerC gene encoding tyrosine recombinase XerC, producing MNVKKLLQLFVGYLQIERNYSKYTIASYQNDLEHFVQFMEREGISSFLDVTYADVRLYLTTLHDEKLARKSVARKVSSLRSLYRFLMREGYRKDNPFALASLPKKELSIPKFLYAEELEELFEVSDTETPLGQRNQALLELMYATGIRVSECVNLQLTDIDFAVGTILVMGKGKKQRYIPFGSYAQDSLITYIENGRKQLVNKTDEDSHMVFLNAKGTPLTSRGVRYVLNELIKKASLTMRISPHMLRHTFATHMLDEGADLRTVQELLGHENLSTTQIYTHVSKERLRSVYMKHHPRA